A stretch of the uncultured Cohaesibacter sp. genome encodes the following:
- a CDS encoding type II toxin-antitoxin system ParD family antitoxin — translation MIQENKAVEIGSYFEQFISKQVASGRFGSDAEVLQAGLRLLEEKMLHFNLQQSELLSKHDGSETRLEALAEETSEISHSMADAMRALASSASEVAPAGLVIPSTKGLLRSRIAAE, via the coding sequence GTGATACAGGAAAATAAAGCGGTAGAAATCGGCTCCTACTTCGAACAGTTCATCTCCAAACAGGTCGCCTCGGGGCGCTTTGGCAGTGATGCCGAGGTGTTGCAGGCTGGCTTGAGACTTCTGGAAGAAAAAATGCTGCACTTTAACCTGCAGCAGTCCGAACTGTTGTCCAAGCACGACGGGTCCGAAACGAGGCTGGAAGCTCTGGCGGAAGAAACATCCGAAATTTCGCACTCCATGGCTGATGCCATGCGTGCTCTTGCGTCGAGCGCCTCTGAAGTTGCACCTGCTGGTCTGGTAATCCCAAGCACCAAAGGTCTCCTGCGGTCCCGGATCGCAGCGGAATAA
- the rnhA gene encoding ribonuclease HI has product MSTVTIYTDGACSGNPGPGGWGALLTSGEHEKELCGGEAETTNNRMELQAAIEALNALKRSCEVDLWTDSQYVKGGITGWIHGWKKNGWKTANKKPVKNAELWQALDEALKRHKVNWHWVKGHAGHEGNERADELARRGMAPFKTGKS; this is encoded by the coding sequence ATGAGCACAGTCACTATCTACACAGACGGAGCCTGTTCGGGCAATCCGGGACCAGGCGGCTGGGGTGCTTTGCTGACCTCTGGCGAGCATGAAAAGGAATTATGCGGCGGCGAAGCGGAGACCACCAACAACAGGATGGAGCTTCAGGCGGCCATCGAAGCGCTGAATGCCTTGAAGCGTTCTTGCGAGGTCGATCTGTGGACCGACAGCCAATATGTCAAAGGTGGCATTACTGGCTGGATCCATGGCTGGAAGAAAAATGGCTGGAAGACAGCCAACAAGAAACCGGTCAAGAATGCTGAACTTTGGCAGGCGCTGGATGAAGCGTTGAAGCGGCACAAGGTGAATTGGCACTGGGTGAAAGGACACGCAGGCCATGAAGGCAACGAACGGGCCGATGAATTGGCCCGGCGCGGCATGGCGCCTTTCAAAACCGGGAAGTCTTGA